A stretch of Lysobacter sp. K5869 DNA encodes these proteins:
- a CDS encoding outer membrane protein assembly factor BamD, with the protein MTDRSTPSRAVLRLVSLLLIVAVAGTGCTRVGKMFKKNKDSDEGQPVEAIYQKAHKSMTNGNWASAEVSFRRLVAQYPYGPYTEQALIETAYAQYKSGKHDDAVSSIDRFIRTYPTHRNIAYLYYLRGLVNSSRDTVFLQKVWRLDVSRRDLATPMQAYNDFQIVVERYPNSRYAEDARKRMIVLRDTFARHELDVSLYYLRRTAYVAAADRAKFLLETYPQSRYQYDAIAVLLRSYEGLDNQNLAADAKRVLQQNDPNHPALTGEWPDYPSNLRKLNPFAGEKSAVDNRDKLEAKRAEQAGKGQ; encoded by the coding sequence ATGACCGATCGTTCCACCCCGTCCCGCGCCGTCCTGCGCCTGGTGTCCCTGCTGCTGATCGTGGCCGTAGCCGGCACCGGCTGCACGCGGGTCGGCAAGATGTTCAAGAAGAACAAGGACAGCGACGAAGGCCAGCCGGTCGAGGCGATCTATCAGAAAGCCCACAAGTCGATGACCAACGGCAACTGGGCCTCGGCCGAGGTCAGCTTCCGCCGCCTCGTCGCCCAGTACCCGTACGGCCCGTACACCGAGCAGGCGCTGATCGAAACGGCTTACGCCCAGTACAAGTCCGGCAAGCACGACGACGCGGTCAGCAGCATCGACCGCTTCATCCGCACCTACCCGACCCACCGCAACATCGCCTATCTGTATTACCTGCGCGGTCTGGTCAACTCCAGCCGCGACACGGTGTTCCTGCAGAAGGTCTGGCGCCTGGACGTGAGCCGCCGCGATCTGGCCACGCCGATGCAGGCCTACAACGACTTCCAGATCGTGGTCGAGCGCTACCCGAACAGCCGCTACGCCGAGGACGCGCGCAAGCGCATGATCGTGCTGCGCGACACCTTCGCCCGCCACGAGCTCGACGTGTCGCTGTACTACCTGCGCCGCACCGCCTACGTCGCCGCGGCCGACCGCGCCAAGTTCCTGTTGGAAACCTACCCGCAGAGCCGCTACCAGTACGACGCCATCGCCGTGCTGTTGCGTTCCTACGAAGGCCTGGACAACCAGAACCTGGCCGCCGACGCCAAGCGCGTGCTGCAGCAGAACGACCCGAACCACCCGGCGCTGACCGGCGAATGGCCGGACTACCCGAGCAACCTGCGCAAGCTCAACCCGTTCGCGGGCGAGAAGTCGGCGGTGGACAACCGCGACAAGCTCGAAGCCAAGCGCGCCGAACAGGC
- the rluD gene encoding 23S rRNA pseudouridine(1911/1915/1917) synthase RluD, whose amino-acid sequence MTDSRQTLTATVPDAAAGRRFDAVLAELFPDYSRSRLAAWIKSGDARLNGREARPRDPVQGGESVELNVVLDTQTHAVAEDIALDVLYEDAEVIVLDKPAGLVVHPGAGNPAGTLVNALLHRDPSLAALPRAGIVHRLDKDTSGVMVVARTLPAHTSLVDQLSAREVHRQYLAVVVGALVSGGTANAAIDRHPRDRLRMAVREDGRDAVTHYRLRERFRAHTLLECRLETGRTHQIRVHMQHLKHPIVGDPLYGGPLKLPKGASDSLVETLRGFKRQALHAETLEFVHPVSGEPVRCTAPVPADMLQLIAELREDSRAAAEAGR is encoded by the coding sequence ATGACCGACTCCCGCCAGACCCTGACCGCGACCGTCCCCGACGCCGCCGCCGGCCGCCGTTTCGACGCCGTCCTGGCCGAACTGTTCCCCGATTACTCGCGCTCGCGGCTGGCCGCCTGGATCAAATCCGGCGACGCCCGCCTGAACGGCCGCGAGGCGCGCCCGCGCGACCCGGTCCAGGGCGGCGAATCCGTCGAATTGAACGTGGTCCTGGATACCCAGACCCACGCCGTGGCCGAGGACATCGCCCTGGACGTGCTGTACGAGGACGCCGAGGTGATCGTGCTCGACAAGCCCGCCGGGCTGGTCGTCCACCCCGGCGCCGGCAACCCGGCCGGCACCCTGGTCAACGCCCTGCTGCACCGCGACCCGTCGCTGGCCGCGCTGCCGCGCGCCGGCATCGTCCATCGCCTGGACAAGGACACCTCCGGGGTCATGGTGGTGGCGCGGACCCTGCCGGCGCACACCTCGCTGGTCGATCAGCTGTCCGCGCGCGAAGTCCACCGCCAGTACCTGGCCGTGGTGGTCGGCGCGCTGGTCTCCGGCGGCACCGCCAACGCCGCGATCGACCGCCACCCGCGCGACCGCCTGCGCATGGCCGTGCGCGAGGACGGCCGCGACGCGGTCACCCACTACCGCCTGCGCGAGCGCTTCCGCGCCCACACCTTGCTGGAATGCCGCCTGGAAACCGGGCGCACCCACCAGATCCGCGTGCACATGCAGCACCTCAAGCACCCCATCGTCGGCGACCCGCTGTACGGCGGCCCGCTCAAGCTGCCCAAGGGCGCGAGCGATTCGCTGGTGGAGACCCTGCGCGGCTTCAAGCGTCAGGCGCTGCACGCCGAGACGTTGGAATTCGTCCATCCGGTCAGCGGCGAACCGGTGCGCTGCACCGCGCCGGTGCCGGCCGACATGCTGCAGCTGATCGCCGAACTGCGCGAGGATTCGCGCGCCGCGGCCGAGGCCGGGCGATGA